A DNA window from Akkermansiaceae bacterium contains the following coding sequences:
- the hflC gene encoding protease modulator HflC, which produces MNMRGFISFLMVVGCIILLMIFSGCFYTVKPSDQVIITEFGNPVGKPVTEPGLHLKKPFIQVVNVIPKNIRPWDGPRNEMPTKDKLYISVNTFARWRVTDPLEYFRRLRDERSALSRIEDIIGSETRSAVAKHDLIEIIRTDKTRKPLRDEALEEMTENSPGNIGTLPAIRRGRHAIEADIRDDARAKLAELGIELLDVRFKRINYNSTVVEKIYERMISERLQIASKFRSEGQGQAARILGDKEKDLNKIESEAYKKVQTTRGAADAKASEIYARAYGQRPEAADLYEFMKSMEMYRRTIGGDSTLILSTNSDLFKYLKSADGKAKAPSLPQAE; this is translated from the coding sequence ATGAACATGCGTGGCTTCATTTCCTTCCTCATGGTCGTGGGATGCATCATCCTGCTGATGATTTTCTCCGGTTGCTTCTACACCGTGAAGCCGTCGGACCAGGTGATCATCACCGAGTTCGGCAACCCCGTTGGCAAGCCCGTCACGGAGCCAGGCCTGCACCTCAAGAAACCGTTCATCCAGGTGGTGAATGTCATTCCGAAAAACATCCGGCCATGGGACGGCCCACGGAACGAGATGCCCACCAAGGACAAGCTCTACATTTCCGTGAACACCTTCGCCCGTTGGCGCGTCACGGATCCGTTGGAGTATTTCCGCAGGTTGCGGGACGAGCGCAGCGCCCTTTCACGGATCGAAGACATCATCGGCAGTGAAACCCGCAGCGCGGTGGCGAAACATGACCTCATCGAGATCATCCGCACCGACAAGACGCGCAAGCCGCTGCGCGACGAAGCCCTGGAGGAAATGACCGAGAATTCCCCCGGCAACATCGGCACCCTCCCGGCCATCCGCCGTGGCCGCCACGCCATCGAGGCCGACATCCGGGATGACGCCCGGGCGAAACTTGCCGAACTGGGCATCGAGTTGCTGGACGTCCGCTTCAAGCGCATCAACTACAACTCGACCGTCGTCGAGAAGATCTACGAGCGCATGATTTCGGAACGGCTGCAGATCGCGTCGAAGTTCCGTTCGGAAGGCCAGGGACAGGCCGCCCGCATCCTCGGCGACAAGGAAAAGGATCTCAACAAGATCGAGTCCGAGGCCTACAAGAAGGTCCAGACCACCCGTGGCGCGGCTGATGCGAAGGCATCCGAGATCTACGCCCGTGCCTACGGCCAGCGGCCTGAAGCCGCTGACCTCTACGAGTTCATGAAGTCCATGGAAATGTACCGCCGCACCATCGGCGGGGACTCCACCCTGATCCTTTCGACCAACAGCGATCTCTTCAAGTATCTCAAATCCGCCGATGGCAAGGCGAAGGCGCCCTCCCTTCCACAAGCGGAGTGA
- the hflK gene encoding FtsH protease activity modulator HflK — translation MATKPPKFPSPPPVPNFLVRLPKILAGIVVLILLLSGLFSSFYTVPAESQAVVLRFGKPIRTSKPGLHFKIPFGVDKSYAVQVERQMKQEFGFGTDNSTNPWQYGAEDEQEQEKNMVTGDLNAALVEWVVQYRIDDPMQYLFEVESPDAALRDLSENVMREVVGDRTVDEVITIGRQEIETIATQKLQEATRSYEMGLRIDQIQLKNVNPPRRVQGSFNEVNNALQEKESAINIANGEYNKAVPLARGEADRMISAAEGYAMKRVNEAEGDVASFEALLKQYSTAPDVTRRRIYLETMSEILPNIGRTVMLDEDAKGLLPLLNLGGSATTLPEGGAR, via the coding sequence ATGGCGACCAAACCTCCCAAGTTCCCTTCCCCGCCGCCGGTTCCCAACTTCCTCGTGAGACTGCCGAAAATCCTGGCCGGCATCGTGGTGCTGATCCTGCTGCTTTCCGGGCTGTTCTCCTCCTTCTACACGGTCCCGGCGGAGTCGCAGGCAGTGGTCCTCCGCTTCGGCAAACCGATCAGGACCAGCAAGCCCGGCCTCCACTTCAAGATCCCCTTCGGCGTGGACAAGAGTTACGCCGTCCAGGTGGAGCGGCAGATGAAGCAGGAATTCGGCTTCGGCACGGATAACTCGACCAATCCCTGGCAATACGGTGCGGAGGACGAGCAGGAGCAGGAAAAGAACATGGTCACCGGGGATCTCAACGCCGCCTTGGTCGAATGGGTGGTGCAATACCGGATCGACGATCCCATGCAGTATCTCTTCGAGGTGGAATCACCGGATGCCGCCCTGCGGGATCTTTCGGAAAACGTGATGAGGGAGGTCGTCGGCGACCGCACGGTGGATGAAGTCATCACCATCGGTCGCCAGGAGATCGAGACCATCGCCACCCAGAAGCTCCAGGAGGCCACCCGCAGCTACGAGATGGGCCTGCGCATCGACCAGATCCAGCTCAAGAACGTGAATCCGCCGCGCCGCGTGCAGGGCAGTTTCAACGAGGTGAACAACGCGCTCCAGGAAAAGGAGAGCGCCATCAACATCGCCAACGGCGAATACAACAAGGCCGTGCCACTCGCCCGCGGTGAGGCGGACCGGATGATCAGCGCCGCCGAGGGCTACGCCATGAAGCGCGTCAACGAGGCCGAGGGTGATGTCGCCTCCTTCGAAGCCCTGCTCAAACAATACAGCACCGCCCCCGATGTCACGCGGCGGCGCATCTATCTGGAAACCATGTCCGAGATACTCCCCAACATCGGCAGGACCGTGATGCTCGATGAGGACGCGAAGGGCCTGCTGCCGCTGCTCAACCTCGGCGGTTCCGCCACGACGCTTCCGGAAGGAGGTGCCCGATGA
- a CDS encoding trans-2-enoyl-CoA reductase family protein — MIVAPKIRGFICTTAHPDGCAKHVAEQIAVVKNRGLIANGPKKVLVIGSSTGYGLSSRIAAAFGSNAATIGVFFEKPGEAEKCGTAGWYNSAAFEKEAAAAGLYARSFNGDAFSDDVKAQVIAAIKADLGQVDCVVYSLASPRRTDPKSGEVYKSVLKPIGSSYTNKNLNTTSGVVNEVSIEPAEGDDIAQTVAVMGGEDWQLWIDALLDAGVLADGVQTVSYSYIGPEVTWPIYKNGTIGKAKEDLERVQRELDAKLAPLHGKAWVSVNKALVTQASSAIPVVPLYISLLYKAMKAAGTHEDTIEQMDRLFRDRLYSGDAQPDEAGRIRVDDWEMTPEIQGIVDQRWKEVNTENLSELGDFEGYQSSFLRLFGFGLAGVDYSAETDTSVGVPSLS, encoded by the coding sequence ATGATCGTCGCACCAAAGATCCGTGGATTCATCTGCACCACCGCCCATCCGGATGGATGCGCGAAACACGTCGCCGAACAGATCGCCGTGGTGAAGAACCGCGGACTCATCGCCAACGGCCCGAAGAAGGTGCTCGTGATCGGATCCTCCACCGGCTACGGACTCTCCTCCCGCATCGCCGCCGCCTTCGGCTCGAACGCCGCCACCATCGGCGTGTTCTTCGAAAAGCCCGGTGAAGCGGAGAAGTGCGGCACCGCCGGTTGGTATAACTCCGCCGCCTTCGAAAAAGAAGCGGCAGCCGCCGGTCTCTATGCCCGCTCTTTCAACGGCGACGCCTTTTCCGATGATGTGAAGGCTCAGGTCATCGCCGCGATCAAGGCCGACCTCGGCCAGGTCGATTGCGTGGTCTACAGCCTGGCCTCCCCGCGCCGCACCGATCCGAAATCCGGCGAGGTCTATAAGTCCGTCCTCAAGCCCATCGGTTCCAGCTACACCAACAAGAACCTGAACACGACCAGCGGGGTCGTGAACGAAGTCTCCATTGAGCCCGCGGAAGGCGACGACATCGCGCAGACCGTGGCGGTCATGGGCGGCGAGGACTGGCAGCTCTGGATCGACGCGCTGCTGGACGCCGGTGTGCTGGCGGATGGCGTGCAGACCGTCTCCTACTCCTACATCGGGCCGGAAGTCACCTGGCCGATCTACAAGAACGGCACCATCGGCAAGGCGAAGGAAGACCTCGAACGCGTGCAGCGCGAACTGGACGCCAAGCTGGCCCCGCTCCACGGCAAGGCATGGGTCTCCGTCAACAAGGCGCTCGTCACCCAGGCCAGTTCCGCCATCCCGGTCGTCCCGCTCTACATCTCCCTCCTCTACAAGGCGATGAAAGCCGCGGGCACCCATGAAGACACCATCGAGCAGATGGACCGCCTTTTCCGCGACCGCCTCTACAGCGGCGACGCGCAGCCTGACGAAGCGGGCCGCATCCGCGTGGATGACTGGGAAATGACTCCGGAGATCCAGGGCATCGTGGACCAACGGTGGAAGGAAGTGAACACGGAGAACCTCAGCGAGCTGGGCGACTTCGAGGGCTATCAATCCAGCTTCCTCCGCCTCTTCGGCTTCGGCCTGGCAGGCGTGGACTACTCCGCGGAGACGGACACCTCCGTGGGAGTGCCTTCGCTTTCCTGA
- a CDS encoding DUF4190 domain-containing protein → MDDGSIRAAIQQGRVNLQTLVWREGMPDWLPLSQVPELSGQPLVPAGYPASPYATPTAPYQGYAQNFAPTSGNAIASMVCGILGLVSCLIILGIPAVICGHLALKQITNSPLPMGGRGMAISGLIMGYIQIISCLVGIVLFIFMIAAQ, encoded by the coding sequence ATGGATGATGGATCCATCCGCGCGGCGATCCAACAGGGCAGGGTCAATCTCCAGACGCTGGTTTGGCGCGAGGGTATGCCGGACTGGCTGCCACTTTCCCAGGTGCCGGAATTGTCCGGCCAACCCTTGGTGCCGGCGGGATACCCCGCCTCACCATATGCGACCCCCACGGCCCCCTATCAGGGATACGCCCAGAATTTCGCCCCCACCTCCGGCAATGCCATCGCCAGCATGGTCTGCGGCATCCTGGGGCTCGTCAGTTGTCTGATCATTCTCGGTATCCCCGCGGTGATCTGTGGACACCTCGCGCTGAAGCAGATCACCAACAGCCCGCTGCCGATGGGCGGAAGGGGCATGGCCATTTCCGGCCTGATCATGGGCTATATCCAGATCATTTCCTGCCTGGTTGGCATCGTGCTGTTCATCTTCATGATCGCAGCACAATGA
- a CDS encoding DUF4339 domain-containing protein gives MQWYYSKNGTQLGPVAQGELISKLASGEVSPADLVWKDGMGDWIPASQVAELRTTSAAAPVSTIPAESPATPYSAPTSPYSPPVASGEVITNWLWQSIVVAVLCCPVCGIPGIVYAAKVDGLKVAGDIEGAKAAAAKAKMWTLIGFGVSAAFWIIYIVGMIVVGVGAAAASSPTP, from the coding sequence ATGCAGTGGTATTACTCCAAGAACGGCACCCAGCTCGGCCCTGTGGCCCAGGGTGAACTCATTTCAAAGCTTGCCTCCGGTGAAGTTTCTCCGGCGGATCTGGTCTGGAAAGACGGCATGGGCGACTGGATCCCCGCATCCCAGGTGGCGGAACTGCGGACAACCTCCGCTGCGGCTCCCGTTTCCACGATTCCCGCTGAATCTCCGGCCACTCCTTATTCCGCCCCCACCTCACCTTATTCTCCGCCCGTGGCGAGCGGAGAGGTGATCACCAACTGGCTGTGGCAGTCCATCGTCGTGGCGGTCCTGTGCTGTCCGGTCTGCGGCATCCCCGGCATCGTCTATGCGGCGAAAGTCGACGGGCTGAAGGTCGCAGGTGACATCGAGGGTGCGAAAGCCGCCGCGGCGAAGGCGAAGATGTGGACGCTCATCGGCTTCGGGGTTTCGGCGGCATTCTGGATCATCTACATCGTCGGCATGATCGTCGTTGGCGTGGGAGCGGCGGCGGCCTCCAGTCCTACCCCATGA
- a CDS encoding DUF2752 domain-containing protein has protein sequence MRKDRALVVALAVLLMAIGATMLYHRAPGGMSWYPGCLLHKATGLHCPGCGMTRAAYATLHGDLPRAFRMNPVGMVLLPVGMMALAFEGIGWVRNRPPPFRMNPGAKGAWALAWLMIAFWVLRNIPVWPFTLLAPY, from the coding sequence ATGAGGAAAGACCGGGCATTGGTGGTGGCGCTCGCGGTGCTGCTGATGGCCATCGGTGCGACCATGCTCTACCACCGCGCGCCGGGGGGCATGTCATGGTATCCCGGTTGCCTTCTTCACAAGGCAACCGGCCTCCATTGCCCCGGGTGTGGCATGACGCGCGCCGCCTATGCCACCCTGCACGGGGATCTTCCACGGGCGTTCCGCATGAACCCCGTCGGAATGGTGCTGCTGCCGGTTGGCATGATGGCACTGGCTTTCGAAGGAATCGGCTGGGTCCGCAACCGGCCGCCTCCATTCCGGATGAATCCGGGGGCGAAGGGGGCATGGGCGCTTGCCTGGCTGATGATCGCTTTCTGGGTTCTGCGGAACATTCCTGTCTGGCCGTTCACCCTGCTGGCCCCATATTGA
- a CDS encoding pyridoxine 5'-phosphate synthase, which produces MSLLLGVNIDHIATLRQARYAHMPTSPNSEPSPYQAGVDALEGGADSLTIHVRMDRRHMQDADAYEIREKIKAPLNLEMGITEEMLGLALKLKPEFVCLVPETREEITTEGGLDVLGRFDTTRMVVARLQSAGMKVSLFINPDLKQVEAAGEACADMVELHTGCFSNAQGDLVKGQIERLVAAAEEAHLSGMQVNAGHGINYTNVTRLFEVPHLAELNIGHSIIARATRVGLTAAVREMKELMAGYPH; this is translated from the coding sequence ATGTCTTTGCTCCTAGGGGTCAACATCGACCATATCGCCACCTTGCGGCAGGCGCGGTACGCGCACATGCCCACCTCTCCGAACTCCGAGCCGTCGCCCTATCAGGCCGGTGTGGATGCACTTGAAGGCGGGGCTGACTCCCTGACCATCCACGTGCGGATGGACCGCCGTCACATGCAGGACGCGGATGCCTATGAGATCCGGGAAAAGATCAAGGCTCCGCTGAACCTGGAGATGGGCATCACGGAGGAAATGCTGGGTCTTGCCCTGAAGTTGAAGCCGGAATTTGTCTGTCTGGTCCCTGAAACCCGTGAGGAGATCACCACGGAAGGCGGACTGGATGTCCTCGGCCGTTTCGACACCACCCGGATGGTGGTCGCACGCCTCCAGAGCGCGGGCATGAAGGTCAGTCTTTTCATCAATCCGGATCTCAAGCAGGTGGAGGCCGCGGGCGAAGCGTGCGCGGACATGGTGGAGCTTCACACCGGATGTTTTTCCAACGCCCAGGGGGATCTGGTGAAAGGCCAGATCGAACGGCTCGTTGCGGCGGCGGAGGAAGCCCATCTTTCCGGGATGCAGGTCAACGCGGGCCATGGCATCAACTACACCAATGTGACCCGTCTGTTCGAGGTGCCCCACCTCGCGGAGCTGAACATCGGCCACAGCATCATCGCCCGTGCCACCCGGGTGGGCCTCACCGCCGCCGTGCGGGAGATGAAGGAGCTGATGGCCGGGTATCCCCACTGA
- the acpS gene encoding holo-ACP synthase has product MRIHGIGIDVVEVDRIESAIARHGEPFLSRLFTDAERAYCAAQKRAGLHYAARFAAKEAVSKALGTGIGGEAGWLDLEIVRDPSGAPKLALHGTAAEYATGRGISEIQISLTHAKDYAAANAVAVGD; this is encoded by the coding sequence ATGCGCATCCACGGCATAGGCATCGACGTGGTGGAGGTGGACCGGATCGAGTCCGCCATCGCCCGCCATGGCGAGCCATTCCTCTCGCGTCTGTTCACGGATGCGGAGCGTGCCTACTGTGCCGCGCAGAAACGTGCCGGGCTCCACTATGCCGCGCGCTTCGCGGCGAAGGAGGCGGTTTCCAAGGCGCTGGGGACTGGCATCGGCGGGGAGGCCGGCTGGCTCGATCTCGAGATCGTCCGGGATCCTTCAGGTGCCCCGAAGCTGGCCCTCCACGGCACTGCGGCGGAATACGCCACAGGCCGGGGCATTTCCGAAATCCAGATCAGCCTCACCCATGCGAAAGACTACGCGGCCGCCAATGCCGTGGCGGTGGGTGACTGA
- the hemB gene encoding porphobilinogen synthase — protein sequence MNLPIRPRRNRRTAAIRSLVRETVLSPSDFILPVFFHEDATDTPIASMPGCTRWSLDGLVREAGESLAAGVPAVVLFPKIEEDLKSSIADECHNDDGLVPRAIRALKSAHPNLCVITDVALDPYNSDGHDGIVRRNERGELEILNDETVEVLCQQALCHARAGADIVSPSDMMDGRVAAIRAALDAEGFAQVAIMSYTAKYASAFYGPFRGALDSAPKEGDKKTYQMDPANAREAIREAGMDEMEGADILMVKPAGPYLDIISRVRDASTLPVAAYQVSGEYLMLKSACAAGWLDERNVVLESLTGIKRAGADMILTYFAKQAALWLTEK from the coding sequence ATGAATCTTCCCATCCGTCCCCGCCGCAATCGCCGCACCGCCGCCATCCGTTCGCTGGTCCGCGAGACCGTGCTTTCGCCGTCGGATTTCATCCTCCCGGTTTTCTTCCATGAGGATGCCACCGATACGCCCATCGCGTCGATGCCGGGCTGCACCCGCTGGTCGCTTGATGGACTGGTGCGTGAGGCCGGGGAGTCGCTGGCCGCGGGTGTGCCTGCGGTGGTGCTTTTCCCGAAGATCGAAGAGGATCTGAAATCATCCATAGCGGACGAATGCCACAACGACGACGGTCTGGTTCCGCGGGCGATCCGTGCGCTGAAGTCCGCCCATCCCAATCTCTGCGTCATCACTGACGTCGCACTGGATCCCTACAACAGCGACGGCCACGACGGCATCGTGCGCCGGAATGAAAGGGGGGAGCTGGAGATCCTCAACGACGAGACCGTCGAGGTGCTTTGCCAACAGGCGCTCTGCCATGCGCGTGCGGGGGCGGACATCGTCTCGCCATCGGACATGATGGACGGCCGCGTCGCCGCCATCCGGGCCGCGCTGGATGCGGAGGGATTCGCGCAGGTGGCGATCATGAGCTACACCGCGAAGTATGCCTCCGCCTTCTACGGACCATTCCGTGGTGCGCTCGATTCCGCGCCGAAGGAAGGGGACAAGAAAACCTACCAGATGGACCCGGCCAACGCCCGCGAGGCGATCCGCGAGGCAGGCATGGACGAGATGGAGGGGGCTGACATCCTGATGGTGAAACCCGCCGGACCCTACCTAGACATCATTTCCCGCGTCCGGGATGCCTCCACCCTGCCGGTGGCGGCCTATCAGGTCAGCGGGGAATACCTCATGCTGAAAAGCGCGTGCGCCGCCGGATGGCTTGACGAAAGGAACGTCGTCCTGGAATCCCTCACCGGCATCAAGCGGGCGGGCGCGGACATGATCCTCACTTACTTCGCGAAACAGGCCGCGCTCTGGCTGACGGAAAAGTAA
- a CDS encoding DUF2059 domain-containing protein: MKRPLLLLLLSVSAIFAQAEPSAEALNAAKELTKALGLEKQHEAGLATMTPMIEGLAKRLQLDEKDSNDLREAYKEWFTKDLDQTKLREEVTKLYAQTFTVEELKELNAFYVSPIGQKTVKAMPEIMQKSAMLGMQEAQSKQALLQARLQPFIEKASAKQQPAPGQGPAPFPTPAPGQ, translated from the coding sequence ATGAAACGCCCGCTTCTGCTGTTGTTGCTTTCCGTCTCAGCCATTTTCGCCCAGGCGGAGCCTTCCGCGGAAGCCCTCAATGCCGCCAAGGAACTCACCAAGGCACTCGGACTGGAGAAGCAGCACGAAGCCGGTCTTGCGACCATGACTCCCATGATCGAAGGCCTCGCGAAGCGTCTTCAACTCGACGAGAAGGACTCCAACGATCTCCGGGAAGCCTACAAGGAGTGGTTCACCAAGGATCTGGACCAGACGAAGCTGCGCGAGGAAGTGACGAAACTCTACGCCCAGACTTTCACCGTTGAGGAACTGAAGGAACTCAATGCGTTCTATGTTTCCCCGATCGGCCAGAAAACGGTGAAAGCCATGCCGGAGATCATGCAGAAATCCGCCATGCTGGGCATGCAGGAAGCCCAGAGCAAGCAGGCTCTCCTCCAGGCCCGTCTCCAGCCGTTCATCGAGAAAGCCAGCGCCAAACAGCAGCCGGCTCCCGGACAAGGACCGGCTCCGTTCCCGACGCCAGCCCCTGGACAGTGA
- a CDS encoding outer membrane lipoprotein-sorting protein, which yields MNFKIALASTIALVAPAAFAQNAQQILEGARVSATLTQVEEGLNGKLNGKVPIVLYLKGKEIQFQFHENNIWQTFHMRLSDKSYDLFEMKDEKTFKFPDAKITQPIAGTDLTYEDLALRFFYWPNPTLEGQEQIGGRPAYKLRVNKPKGTAGRYDTVYIWVDAKFGAFMQIRGFSNSKLLKEFKVEDVMEIGGGVWTLKKMQVSTYDGDAGKERRTSVTTVTFDTPKKAGPRGLRK from the coding sequence ATGAATTTCAAAATCGCCCTCGCGTCCACCATCGCCCTCGTCGCTCCCGCGGCGTTCGCCCAGAATGCCCAGCAGATCCTGGAGGGAGCGCGTGTTTCCGCCACCCTCACCCAGGTGGAGGAAGGCCTGAACGGGAAGTTGAATGGGAAAGTACCCATCGTCCTCTACCTGAAGGGTAAGGAAATTCAGTTCCAGTTCCACGAAAACAACATCTGGCAGACGTTCCACATGCGTCTCTCGGACAAGTCCTATGACCTGTTCGAAATGAAGGATGAAAAGACCTTCAAGTTCCCGGATGCGAAGATCACCCAACCCATCGCGGGCACAGATCTGACCTATGAGGACCTCGCCCTGCGTTTCTTCTACTGGCCGAACCCGACACTGGAAGGCCAGGAGCAGATCGGCGGACGCCCCGCCTACAAGCTGCGGGTGAACAAGCCGAAGGGCACGGCGGGCCGGTATGACACCGTCTATATCTGGGTGGACGCGAAGTTCGGCGCCTTCATGCAGATCCGCGGCTTCAGCAACAGCAAGCTGCTGAAGGAGTTCAAGGTCGAGGATGTGATGGAGATCGGCGGAGGCGTCTGGACGCTGAAAAAGATGCAGGTCTCCACCTATGACGGGGACGCCGGCAAGGAACGGCGCACCTCCGTCACCACGGTGACGTTCGACACGCCGAAGAAAGCCGGTCCGCGGGGACTCAGGAAGTGA
- a CDS encoding 2-dehydropantoate 2-reductase, which translates to MAWNFKSVAIVGSGAIGLYYGGRLAQAGENVKFLLRSDFDEISKNGLKVESCEGDFDLPKVQAFRTPEEIGPVDLVIVCWKATANASLPDVLPPLLHCATEVLTLQNGLGNCEAIAEIVGPERVLGGLCFVCINRLSSGLVSHTAGGKIMVGEYARGVEGRAEEIAHRFKAAGIPCSAADNLQRAQWEKLIWNVPFNGLSVAEGGVTTDILLADPAVENRIRTIMHEVVAAANAQGLGVEESWIEWNIGRTRPMGSYKPSTMIDFVEGRELELGPIWEEPIRRARQAGVPVPEMERLLADMKRQVAARDAG; encoded by the coding sequence ATGGCATGGAATTTCAAGAGTGTGGCGATCGTCGGTTCAGGTGCCATCGGCTTGTATTATGGCGGGCGGCTGGCGCAGGCCGGGGAGAACGTGAAATTCCTGCTGCGCTCGGATTTTGATGAAATTTCGAAGAATGGTCTGAAGGTCGAAAGCTGCGAGGGTGACTTCGATCTTCCGAAGGTCCAGGCCTTCCGGACACCGGAGGAAATCGGCCCGGTGGACCTGGTGATCGTCTGCTGGAAGGCGACCGCCAACGCGAGCCTGCCGGATGTTCTGCCGCCGTTGCTGCATTGCGCGACCGAGGTGCTGACGCTCCAGAACGGGCTGGGGAATTGCGAGGCGATCGCGGAGATTGTGGGGCCGGAGCGGGTGCTTGGCGGGCTTTGCTTCGTCTGCATCAACCGGCTTTCCTCCGGATTGGTCAGCCATACTGCGGGCGGCAAGATCATGGTGGGGGAATACGCGCGCGGAGTCGAAGGGAGGGCGGAGGAAATCGCCCACCGTTTCAAGGCGGCGGGCATCCCATGCTCGGCGGCGGATAATCTCCAGCGCGCGCAGTGGGAGAAACTCATCTGGAATGTCCCCTTCAACGGCCTCTCCGTCGCGGAAGGAGGCGTCACCACCGACATCCTGCTGGCGGACCCGGCCGTTGAAAATCGCATCAGGACGATCATGCATGAGGTCGTGGCCGCTGCGAACGCGCAGGGGCTGGGGGTGGAGGAATCCTGGATCGAATGGAACATCGGGCGCACCCGGCCGATGGGCTCCTACAAGCCATCGACCATGATCGATTTCGTCGAAGGTCGTGAACTTGAGTTGGGTCCCATCTGGGAGGAACCCATCCGTCGTGCGAGACAGGCCGGAGTGCCGGTTCCGGAGATGGAGCGGCTGTTGGCCGACATGAAGCGGCAGGTGGCCGCGAGGGACGCAGGGTAG